Proteins encoded by one window of Misgurnus anguillicaudatus chromosome 4, ASM2758022v2, whole genome shotgun sequence:
- the birc5a gene encoding baculoviral IAP repeat-containing protein 5a, translated as MDCTNDDPTKMYVYENRLQTFVGWPFEEGCVCTPENMAKAGFIHTPSDNSPDIAQCFFCLKELEGWEPDDDPEKEHKAHSPTCDFILLKKEMESLTVEEFLKLQKERQKFIIKKKCGQAIDKFEEAVKLKRAQIVQSAMEEE; from the exons ATGGATTGTACAAATGACGATCCAACTAAAATGTACGTTTATGAGAACAGACTGCAAACGTTTGTCGGGTGGCCGTTTGAAGAGGGTTGCGTTTGCACTCCAGAAAAC ATGGCCAAAGCTGGATTTATTCACACTCCGTCGGACAATAGTCCAGATATAGCGCAGTGTTTTTTCTGTTTGAAAGAGCTGGAAGGATGGGAACCCGATGATGACCCTGA GAAAGAGCACAAAGCACATTCACCTACGTGTGATTTTATCTTACTGAAGAAAGAAATGGAGAGCCTGACAGTGGAAGAGTTTCTCAAACttcagaaagaaagacagaagtTTATTATT AAAAAAAAGTGTGGCCAAGCCATTGATAAATTTGAAGAGGCTGTGAAGCTCAAGAGGGCTCAGATCGTCCAGTCTGCGATGGAGGAAGAATAA